A stretch of Aedes aegypti strain LVP_AGWG chromosome 2, AaegL5.0 Primary Assembly, whole genome shotgun sequence DNA encodes these proteins:
- the LOC5574277 gene encoding trichohyalin, with translation MKKLVVLAGFIVLLSVVKAQQVRNVTFSDVATVQETSESNSEASSDPTNLPITENAQLAENLRQEIERRRQERQQRIEERRETILKNLENLSDRKREFELRRQERLRNTQEMIEDRRQEMEARRAGRIPAREQERVLRLRQERLENTVPNDEQNEVDSPKQLLPALSDLVRRIVLIQEPSGNVKLVDVDTEEGRDLIWRVTERVENEEEQAEALRKLKVKLGQI, from the exons ATGAAGAAG tTGGTAGTTTTGGCTGGATTTATCGTTTTACTGAGTGTAGTGAAAGCTCAACAAGTAAGAAATGTCACGTTTTCGGATGTAGCAACTGTACAAGAAACTAGTGAATCAAACAGTGAAGCTTCCAGTGATCCGACTAATTTGCCTATCACCGAAAATGCACAACTGGCTGAAAACCTTAGACAGGAGATCGAAAGGCGCCGTCAAGAGCGCCAACAAAGAATCGAAGAAAGACGAGaaactattttgaaaaacttggaAAACTTGAGTGATCGAAAGCGAGAGTTTGAGTTACGTCGTCAAGAGCGGTTGCGTAACACTCAGGAAATGATAGAAGATCGTCGCCAAGAAATGGAAGCACGCCGTGCCGGACGAATCCCAGCTCGGGAACAAGAACGAGTGCTTCGTTTACGACAAGAACGTCTTGAAAATACCGTTCCAAATGATGAACAAAACGAAGTGGATAGTCCAAAGCAGTTGCTTCCAGCTCTTTCTGATTTGGTTCGTCGTATAGTTCTTATACAGGAGCCGAGCGGAAATGTGAAGCTTGTAGATGTAGATACTGAAGAAGGTCGCGATCTGATATGGCGGGTAACGGAACGTGTAGAAAACGAAGAGGAGCAGGCAGAAGCTTTGCGAAAGCTTAAAGTAAAGTTGGGACAGATTTGA